A single genomic interval of Selenobaculum gibii harbors:
- a CDS encoding YdcF family protein, whose amino-acid sequence MIYALKNIAAFLLPPGIFILLFFFVSILIWRTNRFWSKILMGITLFFYIFSTSYVSSYLVHSLESRYTVPETIHGDVIIMLGGGATAETPDIDGEGNLSGSAANRLLMAARLQHQLKIPIVVSGGKVFSDSGREALVAKRMLMGIGVAEEKIIIEDNSLNTRQNAQLVHEIMKQNGYEKAILVTSAFHMERSMMNFKKEGIDALPVPTDYLVSGKNDFYVNKMVPSSFALQTSCIFFHEWLGILGGRVMK is encoded by the coding sequence TTGATTTATGCTTTAAAAAATATAGCTGCTTTTTTATTACCACCGGGTATTTTTATTCTTCTTTTCTTTTTCGTAAGTATTTTAATTTGGCGAACGAATCGGTTTTGGTCAAAAATTTTGATGGGAATTACATTATTTTTTTATATTTTTTCTACTTCCTATGTTAGTTCTTATTTAGTTCATTCTTTAGAAAGTCGATATACGGTTCCAGAAACGATTCATGGGGATGTTATCATTATGCTGGGCGGAGGTGCTACAGCGGAAACTCCGGATATTGATGGAGAGGGAAACTTATCTGGCAGTGCAGCAAATCGTTTATTGATGGCAGCGAGGTTACAACATCAACTAAAGATTCCGATTGTTGTGTCTGGTGGAAAGGTTTTTTCTGATTCAGGCAGAGAGGCTTTAGTTGCAAAGAGAATGCTAATGGGGATTGGTGTCGCAGAAGAAAAAATCATCATTGAAGACAATAGTTTAAATACGCGGCAGAATGCGCAATTGGTACACGAAATTATGAAGCAAAATGGATATGAAAAAGCAATCTTAGTTACATCTGCATTTCATATGGAGCGTTCTATGATGAATTTTAAGAAAGAAGGCATTGATGCTTTGCCCGTTCCAACGGATTATTTAGTAAGTGGTAAAAATGACTTTTATGTAAATAAAATGGTTCCATCAAGTTTCGCTTTACAAACTTCCTGTATATTTTTTCATGAATGGTTAGGAATATTAGGTGGAAGGGTAATGAAATGA
- a CDS encoding glycerophosphodiester phosphodiesterase — MQRSKVMRRMVIAGLTAAVIGLGGSFVSQQQAYAKASFDVFDFEPHRGGRDARPENTLYSYAYAMEMGATSIECDMQLTKDNRIVMSHNPILNHKITRDKNGNYVEDGKYDIRLMTLDEIRKFDVGVMDPNCGEYYEGHGKTQITVPGAQIPTLDELFELIQEYGDKKVIVNAETKSYPDPLSGDAYKNSVDPVRFVKAFNDVVKKYGMEDRVLLQSFDWRTLIEMKKLNPNISLVALWQEQPSWGPDAVSLRAYQKGKSPWLGGLDIDDYQGNPILAAKAIGVDIVSPYYPEISKQDVDLAHELGMKVVPWTVNSVTDINMMIDMGVDGMISDKPWVLRSVLEKRGIKLHEPMINPNSKYHTGVDYVDVKTKKMAGGGDSAE, encoded by the coding sequence ATGCAGAGAAGCAAGGTAATGAGACGTATGGTGATTGCAGGTCTAACAGCTGCCGTGATTGGGTTAGGTGGAAGTTTTGTCAGTCAACAGCAAGCTTATGCAAAAGCAAGTTTTGATGTATTTGATTTTGAGCCACATCGTGGTGGACGTGATGCGCGTCCAGAGAATACGTTATACTCTTATGCATATGCAATGGAAATGGGAGCTACATCAATTGAATGTGATATGCAATTGACAAAAGATAATCGTATTGTGATGAGTCATAATCCAATTTTAAATCACAAGATCACAAGAGATAAAAATGGAAATTATGTGGAAGATGGAAAATACGATATTCGATTAATGACATTAGATGAAATTAGAAAATTTGATGTGGGCGTTATGGATCCTAATTGTGGAGAGTACTATGAAGGGCATGGGAAGACTCAGATAACAGTACCAGGTGCACAGATACCGACGTTAGATGAATTGTTTGAATTAATTCAGGAATATGGAGACAAAAAAGTTATTGTCAATGCAGAAACAAAATCTTATCCTGACCCATTATCTGGGGATGCTTATAAAAATAGTGTAGATCCTGTTCGTTTTGTAAAGGCATTTAATGATGTTGTTAAAAAATATGGTATGGAAGATCGCGTTTTATTACAGTCGTTTGACTGGAGAACTTTAATCGAAATGAAAAAATTGAATCCGAATATTTCCTTGGTGGCTTTGTGGCAGGAGCAGCCTTCTTGGGGTCCCGATGCAGTATCACTAAGAGCATATCAGAAAGGAAAATCGCCTTGGCTTGGTGGATTGGATATTGATGATTATCAAGGCAATCCAATTTTAGCGGCAAAAGCAATTGGCGTAGATATTGTATCACCTTATTATCCGGAAATTTCTAAGCAAGATGTGGATTTGGCACACGAGCTTGGAATGAAGGTAGTTCCTTGGACAGTAAACAGTGTAACTGATATCAATATGATGATTGATATGGGTGTGGATGGTATGATTTCAGATAAGCCTTGGGTTTTACGCAGTGTATTAGAAAAACGTGGAATTAAATTGCATGAACCAATGATAAATCCTAATAGTAAATATCATACGGGCGTAGATTATGTAGACGTAAAAACGAAAAAAATGGCTGGCGGTGGGGATTCCGCAGAATAA
- the speE gene encoding polyamine aminopropyltransferase, whose amino-acid sequence MQLWCTENQTEYLGLTTRVKETLFTGKSEFQDVAVVDSYQFGRMLVLDGVFQTSIAEEFVYHEMIAHVPLYMHPNPKRVLVIGGGDGGAVREVVRHDSVEKVEMVEIDGMVVEAAKKYLPEISVAMRENHPKLELKIGDGIAHMAAAENAYDVIIVDCSDPIGPGEGLFTKEFYKNVHKALKEDGLFVQQTESPFYHQELIKKITKDVKGIFPIHDMYLAYIPIYPGGMHCFTIGSKKHKPMDTDLTNRQKLETRYHTAAIQKACFALPQFVQELIK is encoded by the coding sequence ATGCAGTTATGGTGCACAGAAAATCAAACTGAATATCTTGGTTTAACAACAAGGGTAAAAGAAACCCTTTTTACTGGAAAATCTGAGTTTCAGGATGTTGCAGTAGTAGATTCATATCAATTTGGCAGAATGCTTGTTTTAGATGGAGTTTTTCAAACGAGTATTGCAGAAGAATTTGTTTATCATGAGATGATTGCGCATGTTCCGCTTTACATGCATCCTAATCCTAAACGCGTTTTGGTCATTGGCGGTGGTGATGGCGGAGCTGTACGTGAAGTTGTACGCCACGATAGTGTAGAAAAAGTTGAAATGGTGGAAATTGACGGTATGGTAGTTGAAGCTGCTAAGAAGTATTTGCCGGAAATCAGCGTGGCAATGCGTGAAAACCATCCTAAGCTAGAGTTGAAAATTGGTGATGGAATTGCTCATATGGCGGCTGCAGAAAATGCGTATGATGTAATTATTGTAGACTGTTCTGATCCAATTGGCCCAGGGGAAGGGCTATTCACAAAAGAATTTTATAAGAATGTACATAAAGCACTCAAAGAGGATGGTTTATTTGTCCAGCAGACAGAATCGCCTTTTTATCATCAAGAATTAATTAAAAAAATTACGAAAGATGTAAAAGGCATTTTCCCGATTCATGATATGTATTTAGCATATATTCCTATTTATCCAGGTGGAATGCATTGTTTTACTATTGGTTCTAAAAAGCATAAACCAATGGATACAGATTTAACGAATCGTCAAAAATTAGAAACCCGTTATCACACAGCAGCAATACAAAAAGCATGTTTCGCATTGCCTCAATTTGTACAAGAGTTAATTAAATAA
- a CDS encoding sensor domain-containing diguanylate cyclase — MLKNQFDETSLERQTLDDVRVEYLDQSELNQKSVANVCNLADGVALLIAFISSACNMSKVGAFIKACLPVNTKFMMISTAGELCHFEGKNSIYPPNQIGRKKIVLQAFSNRMINDCQIFTIDLPNDDLLKNESIMTPKERTDIIVEKLKNQNVSMAINAQDTVALAYIDGMAKCETFVMQAVYDSQKFPCIFVGGSSGNDEALGSAYLYNGERVIENHLMVCLLKINSGYKFGVFKSQGFCRTGNSFIIADANPSLRYVSKVLDEQGRFVDFIDALKFKFSCKTVEELEKIIYNYSFAIDVNGEIFARTILKIDETQNRVYFYCDIGIGEKLLVIHRASFLETLQCDWDAFMKNKPKPFAGILNDCITRRVVNSEELHKMNLFKDITIGGFSCFGEFMGIPLNDTLTSVFFFRVDKNASYEDKYYDYFPIYYAEFKGYFLLRRLKQMQIVNDLEKKVLEILNEYRRAKNGEKGEPNKNQMNIDMIFSSLITDFNYDKVLEKQYQDNRKVILDTFGKASDEGKKVSYGEIGTLISYMQMALDKLSSQRKRLEEKVQIMEESMSRYTKDELTDVYTRRSGYEIIHQLLNNPISQEAILTFAFIDLDNLKIANDYYGHEEGDEYLRTVVGLLKEKAQPQDIICRYGGDEFIIVFSNLREKKVITLLERINKNLNSLNKTAKDGYRRSFAFGVLEYTYRNELTFDEIMQILDARMYQHKSRNKILNKKKMHRV; from the coding sequence ATGCTGAAAAATCAATTTGATGAGACAAGTTTAGAAAGACAAACTTTAGATGATGTAAGAGTAGAATATCTTGACCAGTCTGAGTTGAATCAAAAATCTGTTGCTAATGTATGTAATTTAGCAGATGGTGTAGCATTGCTTATTGCATTTATATCCTCTGCTTGTAACATGTCAAAAGTAGGGGCGTTTATAAAGGCATGTTTACCAGTTAATACAAAATTTATGATGATTTCTACAGCGGGAGAACTCTGCCATTTTGAAGGGAAAAATTCTATTTATCCGCCAAATCAAATTGGCAGAAAGAAAATAGTTTTGCAGGCATTTTCAAATAGAATGATTAACGATTGCCAAATTTTCACTATAGATTTACCGAATGATGACTTATTAAAAAATGAGAGCATAATGACGCCTAAAGAAAGAACTGACATTATTGTAGAAAAGTTAAAAAATCAGAATGTTAGTATGGCAATTAATGCGCAAGATACGGTTGCACTTGCCTATATAGATGGAATGGCAAAATGTGAAACGTTTGTTATGCAAGCTGTATACGATAGTCAAAAGTTTCCTTGTATTTTCGTTGGAGGATCATCGGGAAATGATGAAGCCTTGGGAAGTGCGTACTTGTATAATGGGGAACGAGTAATAGAAAATCATCTAATGGTTTGCCTGCTAAAAATAAACTCGGGATATAAATTTGGTGTGTTTAAAAGTCAGGGATTTTGTCGCACTGGGAATTCCTTTATTATTGCGGATGCAAATCCTTCACTGAGATATGTTTCAAAAGTTTTGGATGAGCAGGGACGCTTTGTAGATTTTATTGATGCGCTAAAGTTCAAATTTTCTTGTAAAACAGTAGAAGAGTTAGAAAAGATTATTTATAATTACAGTTTTGCAATAGATGTCAATGGAGAGATTTTTGCGCGAACAATTTTAAAAATTGACGAGACACAAAATAGAGTTTATTTTTATTGTGATATTGGCATTGGAGAAAAACTTTTAGTTATTCATCGGGCATCTTTTTTAGAGACATTACAATGCGATTGGGATGCTTTTATGAAGAACAAACCAAAACCTTTTGCCGGAATATTGAATGATTGTATTACTAGGCGAGTAGTCAATAGTGAAGAACTTCATAAAATGAATCTTTTTAAAGATATTACAATTGGAGGATTTTCATGCTTTGGTGAGTTTATGGGGATTCCGTTAAATGATACTTTAACGTCGGTTTTCTTTTTTAGAGTGGATAAAAATGCTTCATATGAAGATAAATATTATGATTATTTCCCTATTTATTACGCGGAATTTAAAGGGTACTTTCTATTAAGACGCTTGAAGCAAATGCAGATTGTTAATGATTTAGAAAAGAAAGTCCTTGAAATTTTAAATGAATATCGTCGAGCTAAAAACGGTGAAAAGGGCGAACCGAATAAAAATCAAATGAATATTGATATGATTTTTTCTTCATTAATCACGGATTTTAATTATGATAAAGTATTGGAAAAACAGTATCAAGATAATCGAAAAGTAATTCTTGATACGTTCGGTAAAGCTTCAGATGAAGGGAAAAAAGTGAGTTATGGCGAGATCGGAACGCTGATTTCTTATATGCAAATGGCATTAGATAAATTATCTTCTCAACGAAAGCGGTTAGAAGAGAAAGTGCAGATTATGGAAGAATCTATGTCGAGATATACAAAAGATGAGTTGACGGATGTATATACAAGAAGATCAGGTTACGAGATTATTCATCAATTATTAAACAACCCTATAAGTCAAGAGGCGATATTAACCTTTGCTTTTATTGATTTAGATAATTTAAAAATTGCAAATGATTATTATGGGCATGAAGAAGGCGATGAATATTTACGCACAGTTGTTGGTCTCTTAAAGGAAAAAGCTCAGCCACAGGATATTATTTGTAGATACGGTGGAGATGAATTTATTATTGTTTTTTCTAACCTTAGAGAGAAAAAAGTTATAACTTTATTAGAGCGCATTAATAAAAATTTGAATTCTTTAAATAAAACAGCAAAAGATGGTTACCGACGATCTTTTGCTTTTGGCGTTTTAGAATATACCTATAGAAATGAACTGACTTTCGATGAAATTATGCAAATTTTAGATGCAAGAATGTATCAACATAAAAGTAGAAACAAAATCTTGAATAAAAAGAAAATGCATAGAGTATGA
- a CDS encoding metal ABC transporter permease: MEFIYQVIDMALPFEWLSYTFMKNAFLAIILITPLFGLLGTMVVSNRMAFFSDSLGHGAFTGVAIGALLGSIEPLLSIVLFSVLFAGIITYIKGKSSASTDTIIGVFSSTAIAIGLMLMSYGGSFNKFSSYLIGDLLSISDSDLVVLFFVFIAVLIVWMIIFNKLLLISINTSLASSRGIHTMAIEMIFAAMLAIVVAISIQWVGLLIINSMLVLPAAAARNITNSVQSYHCISITFALLSGIFGLVASYYFNTATGATIVLISSILFFVTLVMKPYAVK; encoded by the coding sequence ATGGAGTTCATTTATCAAGTTATCGATATGGCTTTGCCTTTTGAATGGCTGTCTTATACTTTTATGAAAAATGCTTTTCTAGCAATAATTTTGATTACTCCCCTATTTGGCTTATTAGGAACGATGGTTGTCAGCAATCGGATGGCTTTTTTTTCTGACTCATTAGGGCATGGTGCATTTACTGGCGTTGCGATAGGTGCACTCCTTGGAAGTATAGAGCCACTTTTATCAATTGTTCTTTTCTCCGTTCTTTTTGCAGGGATTATTACTTATATTAAGGGAAAGAGCAGTGCATCGACGGATACGATTATTGGTGTTTTTTCTTCAACAGCGATTGCTATTGGGCTTATGCTTATGTCATATGGAGGAAGTTTTAATAAATTTTCTTCCTATTTGATTGGAGATTTATTGAGTATTTCAGATAGTGACTTAGTTGTCCTTTTTTTCGTTTTTATTGCAGTACTCATTGTTTGGATGATTATATTTAATAAATTGCTTTTAATCAGTATTAATACATCGCTTGCATCAAGCAGAGGTATTCATACTATGGCTATTGAAATGATTTTTGCGGCTATGTTAGCAATAGTCGTTGCAATTAGCATTCAATGGGTAGGCTTATTGATTATTAATTCGATGCTTGTCCTGCCTGCAGCGGCTGCTAGAAATATTACGAATAGCGTTCAGAGTTACCACTGCATATCTATTACATTTGCTTTGCTATCAGGTATCTTTGGACTTGTTGCTTCATATTATTTTAATACAGCTACAGGGGCAACCATTGTCTTAATTTCTTCAATACTATTTTTTGTTACTTTAGTGATGAAACCTTACGCTGTGAAATGA
- a CDS encoding metal ABC transporter ATP-binding protein translates to MLRKFFHHHTGKADDKCNKLCCTKIDGFSVTFGKNDVFHDVNIHIHCGELTALIGPNGAGKSTLLKAILGEIDHQGNLYYFDAKGKHTGNPVIGYVPQYLNFDLSTPTSVLDLFRVSLSNRPAWFQSKAKERESVLHTLKKVKAEHLIDRRLGALSGGELQRVLLALALNPLPDLLLLDEPVSGVDQNGLEIFYEIVSELRKSHDLAIILISHDFNLVAKHADRVVLLDKTVVCNGVPKEVFRDARTHKIFGMLVNHGERGE, encoded by the coding sequence GTGTTAAGAAAGTTTTTTCATCATCATACAGGAAAAGCGGACGATAAGTGCAATAAATTATGCTGTACGAAAATAGATGGTTTTTCTGTTACGTTTGGGAAAAATGATGTTTTTCATGATGTGAATATTCATATTCATTGCGGGGAGTTAACCGCTTTAATTGGACCGAATGGTGCAGGTAAAAGTACTTTACTAAAAGCTATTTTAGGTGAGATTGATCATCAAGGGAATCTCTATTATTTTGATGCTAAAGGAAAACATACCGGAAATCCAGTGATTGGCTATGTTCCACAATATTTGAATTTCGATTTAAGTACCCCTACGAGTGTATTGGACTTGTTTAGAGTGTCATTAAGCAATCGACCAGCTTGGTTTCAAAGTAAAGCGAAAGAACGGGAAAGTGTATTACATACATTGAAAAAGGTAAAAGCAGAACATTTAATAGATAGGCGATTAGGCGCACTTTCTGGAGGAGAATTGCAACGGGTGTTATTAGCTTTGGCACTTAACCCACTGCCTGACTTACTCTTATTAGATGAGCCTGTATCGGGTGTAGACCAAAATGGATTAGAAATATTTTATGAAATTGTTTCGGAGTTGAGAAAAAGTCATGATTTAGCAATTATTTTAATTTCTCATGATTTTAATTTAGTAGCAAAACATGCAGATAGAGTCGTGTTATTAGATAAGACAGTAGTTTGCAATGGAGTACCTAAAGAGGTATTTAGGGATGCACGGACACATAAGATTTTTGGGATGTTAGTAAATCATGGAGAACGGGGGGAATAA
- a CDS encoding Fur family transcriptional regulator yields the protein MEKIIKVLRENGYKITPQRRAVILALLKCDKFLTVQQILDFVKQSNPDVSLDTVYRNLDIFVQLGLVHEIHTNNREGNVFELMISGHHHHLVCLKCGEMECMENCPVNDRYFEEAEKKGFAVKRHIFEVYGYCKNCKEFKE from the coding sequence ATGGAAAAAATAATAAAGGTACTTAGAGAAAATGGTTATAAAATTACACCACAAAGGCGTGCGGTTATTTTAGCATTATTAAAATGTGATAAATTTCTAACTGTGCAGCAGATTCTAGACTTTGTAAAGCAATCTAATCCAGATGTTAGCCTAGACACAGTATATCGCAATTTGGATATATTTGTTCAGTTAGGGTTGGTACATGAGATTCATACAAATAATAGAGAGGGAAATGTTTTTGAATTGATGATCTCAGGTCATCATCATCATTTGGTTTGTTTAAAATGTGGTGAGATGGAATGCATGGAAAATTGCCCTGTCAATGATAGATATTTTGAAGAAGCGGAGAAAAAAGGATTTGCAGTAAAAAGGCATATCTTTGAAGTGTATGGTTACTGTAAAAATTGTAAAGAGTTTAAAGAGTAA
- a CDS encoding C40 family peptidase → MLYIFLVFVFMGVMTEACFASGITNYPRLNTAEFWQGIEKDGDELILNDEEVARFNQEIIDRSNSVYDLSKYPTLISGTQLKKMLETEVLDESVFIGSHLMSKAEKERLLSERNLTEIFEDNKVQYGVVVRRSNLRTLPTVEGIFESAEDKEFDYLQETAVDPSEPVVILHESKSKEFYFVQMRNYYGWVLKKDIALANREMWLTYVQPNRFLTVLTDKIALQGANEAVIYQMGSKIKLAESAESFYQVILPTRNADGNLIEISQNIAKTIELIEGNLPYTKNNIIQQSFKFLQEPYGWGGLKNSVDCSSFIADIYRSFGIDLPRNADEQELTAGKYIPMSSMSSEERMDTLKQLNAGDVIFFDGHVMLYLGMTNDTPYIIHSLGSHTLHQNGIKEKVRVMKVVVSDLSLKRYSGISFLDALTGTITYQF, encoded by the coding sequence ATGCTATACATTTTTCTTGTATTCGTTTTTATGGGGGTTATGACAGAAGCATGTTTTGCTTCTGGAATAACAAATTATCCACGTCTAAATACAGCAGAGTTTTGGCAAGGAATAGAGAAAGATGGCGATGAACTTATACTAAATGATGAAGAAGTAGCAAGATTTAATCAAGAAATAATAGATAGAAGTAACAGCGTATATGATTTAAGCAAATATCCAACATTAATTTCAGGAACTCAATTGAAAAAAATGTTAGAAACAGAGGTGTTAGATGAATCTGTTTTTATCGGATCGCACCTTATGTCTAAGGCAGAAAAAGAAAGATTACTAAGTGAAAGAAATTTGACTGAGATTTTTGAAGATAATAAAGTTCAGTATGGCGTTGTTGTAAGAAGAAGTAATTTACGGACGTTACCGACAGTGGAAGGGATATTTGAATCAGCCGAAGATAAAGAGTTTGATTACTTGCAAGAAACTGCAGTTGATCCATCTGAACCAGTCGTTATTTTACATGAAAGCAAGTCCAAAGAATTTTATTTTGTTCAAATGCGCAATTACTATGGCTGGGTATTAAAAAAGGATATTGCATTAGCGAATCGCGAAATGTGGCTCACCTATGTACAGCCAAATCGTTTTCTTACTGTCTTAACAGATAAGATAGCACTGCAAGGGGCAAATGAAGCTGTAATTTATCAAATGGGGAGTAAGATAAAATTAGCAGAAAGTGCTGAAAGTTTTTATCAAGTAATTTTACCGACACGTAATGCAGACGGGAATTTAATAGAGATTTCTCAAAACATAGCGAAAACCATTGAGTTAATAGAAGGAAACTTACCCTATACGAAAAATAACATTATTCAACAATCCTTTAAGTTTCTGCAAGAACCATACGGATGGGGTGGGTTAAAAAATAGTGTGGATTGTTCAAGTTTTATTGCTGATATTTATCGTTCTTTTGGCATTGATTTGCCACGTAATGCAGATGAACAGGAATTGACAGCAGGAAAGTATATCCCGATGTCCTCTATGTCAAGTGAAGAGAGAATGGATACTTTAAAGCAACTAAATGCTGGTGATGTAATTTTTTTTGACGGGCACGTAATGCTTTATCTAGGTATGACAAATGATACACCTTATATTATTCATTCATTAGGAAGCCATACACTCCATCAAAATGGCATAAAAGAAAAAGTTAGAGTAATGAAAGTTGTAGTTAGTGACTTGTCTTTAAAAAGATATAGTGGAATTTCTTTTTTAGATGCACTAACAGGTACAATAACATATCAATTTTAA
- the sdhB gene encoding succinate dehydrogenase iron-sulfur subunit: MAETKKKVHFIIERQDSPTSAPYTEEFEVDYRPALNVVAALMEIQKNPVTKDGKKTTAVVWECNCLEKVCGACMMVINGKARQACAALIDHLEQPIRLAPARTFPVIRDLAIDRSVMFESLKRVQAWVKVDGTWEVHNDAPRQNPKTAETAYEISRCMTCGCCMEACPNVNAGSDFIGPAPTVQAHLFNLHPIGAYSKEERLNALMDKGGISSCGNSQNCVQACPKDIKLTEYLAQLNRDTNKQALKNLFNK, encoded by the coding sequence ATGGCAGAAACTAAGAAAAAAGTACATTTTATTATTGAAAGACAAGATAGCCCTACAAGTGCTCCTTACACAGAAGAATTTGAAGTTGACTATCGTCCAGCTCTTAACGTAGTTGCGGCTCTTATGGAAATTCAAAAGAACCCTGTAACAAAAGATGGTAAAAAAACAACTGCTGTTGTTTGGGAATGTAACTGTCTGGAAAAAGTATGCGGTGCCTGCATGATGGTTATCAATGGCAAAGCTCGCCAAGCTTGTGCAGCTTTGATTGATCATTTGGAACAACCAATTCGTTTAGCACCAGCTCGTACTTTCCCTGTAATCCGCGACCTTGCGATTGACCGCTCTGTAATGTTTGAAAGCTTAAAACGTGTACAAGCATGGGTGAAAGTTGACGGTACTTGGGAAGTTCATAATGACGCTCCGCGTCAAAACCCTAAAACTGCTGAAACTGCATACGAAATTTCTCGTTGCATGACTTGCGGTTGTTGTATGGAAGCTTGTCCTAACGTAAATGCAGGTTCTGATTTCATTGGTCCTGCACCTACAGTTCAAGCGCATTTATTCAACTTACATCCAATTGGAGCGTATTCTAAAGAAGAACGCTTGAATGCTTTAATGGACAAAGGTGGCATTAGTAGCTGTGGTAACAGCCAAAACTGTGTACAAGCATGTCCAAAAGATATCAAACTTACTGAATATCTGGCACAATTAAACAGAGATACAAATAAGCAAGCGTTAAAAAACTTATTTAATAAATAA
- the sdhA gene encoding succinate dehydrogenase flavoprotein subunit has translation MATLKICEAGGEVELFSYCPVKRSHSLCAQGGINACMDTKGENDSTYEHFDDTVYGGDFLADQTAVKGMCEAAPKLIKMFDRMGVTFTRTDEGLLDLRNFGGQKNKRTCFSGSTTGQQLLYALDEQVRAWEVKGTVKKYEFWEFIKIIKNKEGVCRGIVAQSMNSMEIRAFRADTVILATGGPGMVFGRCTASTICNGSAVSAVYQQGAHIGNPEFIQIHPTAIPGTDKNRLMSEACRGEGGRVWVYKDGKPWYFLEEMYPAYGNLVPRDVASRAIYDVCMNQKLGINGENRVYLDLSHIPADYLEHKLGGIIEIYTEFVGDDPRKVPMQIYPSVHYSMGGIWVDRKHNTNIPGLMASGECDYQYHGANRLGANSLLSAAYSGTVSGPEAMRWAKEGEKGSELTDAELAQAEKECLDEYQAILKMDGSENAHQLHHELGDLMNKYVTIERVNKDLDYCFAEVKKILKRWENIGLTDKGNWANQEAMFVRQLRNMILYALVVTKAARLRDESRGAHFKREFPQRDDERFMKITVAAYDPATEEPVISYEDFDHSLVKPRPRNYAVAKKEAK, from the coding sequence ATGGCTACCTTAAAGATTTGTGAAGCTGGCGGCGAAGTAGAATTATTCTCCTATTGCCCAGTAAAACGCTCTCATTCCCTTTGCGCACAAGGCGGTATTAACGCATGTATGGATACGAAAGGTGAAAATGATAGCACATATGAACATTTTGATGATACTGTATATGGTGGCGACTTCCTAGCTGACCAAACGGCAGTAAAAGGTATGTGTGAAGCAGCGCCAAAATTAATTAAAATGTTTGACCGTATGGGCGTAACATTCACTCGTACAGATGAAGGTTTACTTGACCTTCGTAACTTTGGTGGTCAGAAAAATAAACGTACTTGTTTCTCTGGTTCCACAACAGGTCAACAACTTCTTTATGCACTAGACGAACAAGTGCGTGCATGGGAAGTAAAAGGCACAGTTAAAAAATATGAATTCTGGGAATTCATTAAAATCATTAAAAATAAAGAAGGCGTTTGCCGTGGTATCGTAGCACAAAGCATGAATTCTATGGAAATCAGAGCTTTCCGTGCTGATACAGTTATCTTAGCTACTGGCGGTCCTGGTATGGTATTTGGTAGATGTACTGCTTCTACAATCTGTAACGGTTCAGCAGTATCCGCAGTATATCAACAAGGTGCACATATCGGTAATCCTGAATTTATTCAAATTCATCCAACTGCTATTCCTGGTACAGATAAAAATCGTTTAATGTCCGAAGCTTGTCGTGGTGAAGGTGGACGTGTTTGGGTATATAAAGATGGTAAACCTTGGTACTTCCTTGAAGAAATGTACCCTGCATATGGTAACCTTGTACCTCGTGACGTAGCATCTCGTGCAATTTATGATGTTTGCATGAATCAAAAACTTGGTATTAACGGCGAAAACAGAGTATATCTTGATCTCTCTCATATTCCAGCTGATTATTTGGAACATAAATTGGGCGGTATCATTGAAATTTATACAGAATTTGTTGGTGATGATCCTCGTAAAGTTCCAATGCAAATTTATCCTTCAGTTCATTATTCTATGGGCGGTATTTGGGTTGACAGAAAACATAACACAAATATTCCTGGACTTATGGCATCAGGTGAGTGTGATTACCAATATCATGGTGCAAACCGTCTTGGTGCTAACTCTCTTCTTTCCGCTGCATATTCGGGAACAGTTTCTGGTCCAGAAGCTATGCGTTGGGCTAAAGAAGGCGAAAAAGGGTCTGAACTTACAGATGCTGAATTAGCACAAGCAGAAAAAGAATGTCTTGACGAATATCAAGCGATCTTGAAAATGGATGGCTCTGAAAATGCGCATCAACTTCACCATGAACTTGGCGATTTGATGAACAAATATGTAACAATTGAACGTGTAAATAAAGATCTTGACTACTGTTTTGCAGAAGTGAAAAAGATTCTTAAACGTTGGGAAAATATTGGTTTAACGGATAAAGGAAACTGGGCAAACCAAGAAGCTATGTTTGTAAGACAACTTCGCAATATGATTCTTTATGCTTTAGTTGTAACAAAAGCTGCACGTTTGCGTGATGAAAGTCGCGGTGCTCACTTCAAACGCGAATTCCCTCAACGTGATGACGAGCGTTTCATGAAGATTACTGTTGCTGCTTATGATCCAGCTACTGAAGAACCTGTAATCAGTTATGAAGATTTTGATCATTCTTTAGTAAAACCTCGTCCTCGTAACTATGCTGTTGCTAAGAAGGAGGCTAAATAA